The genomic region TTACAGATACTTGAAACAGAtacctgtaatttaaaaagtacGCAGTGATAAGTTTATTCTACAAAATACCTAATGTATGTGTTGAATAAATCCCATTTTGCTGTGCCATATGTTGTTTGAGGAAATTTCGCAGTCATTTGATTCATCACATGAACTGATAATTGATTTTTCAGGTCTGGCAAACTGAAGGTCCCAGAGTGGGTTGACACTGTGAAGCTTGCCAGGCACAAGGAGCTGGCTCCCTGTGATGACAACTGGTTTTATACCAGAGCAGGTTTGTTGCATTGGAAGTGTCTCATCAGCATGTGATAGGTTCCTGTAATAATAGGATTTCAAACTGTGTCCTTACATCTGTCTTTTCTTATATTTTAAAGATGGAACAATTAACTCAAAGAATAATTACTTGATTAATCCacaatgaaaatattcattagtTACAGTCTTAGCTAAgtgatatgaaatgttttttcagtaTTATCTTTTGTGTCAAAAAACCCCATATAGATATTTTTAAGAGGAACACATATATAAAAATTAGTTCCAGGGAAACACGTGATTCATGTGATAAAGCACTAATTTTAGGAATCTGTGTGATATATGAAAATACACCTTGTGTAATATTGGTCCATTCTATCAGGTTTTCCACAGCTGGTACAATATATACAATAAAAGCATATGCACACAATCCTCAgctgctgcatgtgtatgttATCTACAGCATATGTGACCCCACAAAAAAAGCCCAAGAGTCTGCTGAGCAAATTTCACACATGTGATAAGTTGGAATGTTTGATTTCATGTCTTTTGGGTGAACAAGTCAGGAGCATTTCAAATGATAAAACAAGGACATGTTTCAACATGTGCTGAGTACTGTTTGTATGTCTCACCAGCATCCACAGCCCGTCACCTGTACCTGCGAGGAGGGGTGGGCGTGGGCTCAATGATCAAGATCTACGGAGGCCGTCAGAGGAATGGCGTGTGCCCCGCCCACTTCAGCGTGGGCTCCAGGAATGTGGCGAGGAAGGTCCTCCAGGCGCTGGAGGGCCTCAAGATGGTGGAGAAAGACCCCAACGGGTGAGAGAGGCAGAACCTGGGTATGAGACTGTAATGTGGTGATCTGAATAagtaattaatgttttttttttctttttttaacatttgtgttCAGTGGACGGAGACTTACCCCTCAGGGGCAGAGAGATCTGGACAGGATCGCAGGTCAGGTAGGTCGTTACTGCAGTAACTGCAGTACATATAAAGTATATGCATGTGCCAATATGAGcattttattcaattttttACTATCTCTGTATATATTATTTCAGTAATTACTCAAATGGGATGAAAGTCAATGATACATCATACTTGAAAGAGCAGCCTTACACTCAGTTTTAGCTAAAATACATTTATCTCCTTTATATATTCATACAAATTATTCAAATCCAGCTTCCACCAACCTTGCACTTGAGGGACAAGgtcatatttttaatattttctggtCTTGGAGACAGAATTAATTTGATTTTTGCtagaaaaaggcaaagaaatgtTGTTGCAATGAACACTAGACTGAGACCAGAATCAATTGAGAGGATAATAAAGAGACTGTACATGTATAATTTACTGATTAAAAAAGTGGATGTGATGTTAAATTACTCTTACATGACTTGATAtaacatttaatgtattttatcatttcaaaacatattttaatttaaaagccAAGAAGAATACTTGGCAGGTCATTAACACTACATTCATTTTATAGACAGTTTGTCCAAAGTGATTTGCAGCTGAGCTCATTCAAACTCAACAGAAACATAAGCTTGATGTCATAATCGGCCAAAACATCACAAAGACGCTTAATGCTGGTTTTTATGTTGGCGCATGAATGTCGCCATGTCTACTCCACAGATGTGTGACATAGGAGTAGCTCCCTCTTGTGTTCTTTGTCAGTTATTGCCATAATGACATTGATTAAACTACAACTGTGctttaatgtttgtatttatgtaattgagtgacatatttttttatcattccATCCCTCAAATAATTTTTCTGACCAGTGCACATGCTTCTCTGTTTGGTATGGCAGCGTGActatccctccctcctgctgtcacggtctttttctctgtatgtttagGTCGCCTCAGCAAACAAGAAACAGCGAAGTTTACAAAGCGCTATCTGAGGAATGCATGCAAAGAATCCAGACGAGTGAAATGCAGTTATGCCTTACTGCTTATTTACTCAAGTTTGCTTGCTTCCCTTATCACTCCAGTGCCCACAGTAACCAAGTACAAAAGGCATTTCATAGAGGTGCATGTGTCTATAGTGCAGTAAGtacatattaaatattacacatGGATATTTGGCCAGTTttagatgtgttttttgttgttgtttttttaaattcatcatgAATTTTACCTTGTGATAGCAAAACACAGAATGGGCACAGAAGCACTTAATGTACTTAatgtagaaaacaaaagaaatgaaatggatgctgctgtatatttttattcatttatccagTTCTTTGTCTTTACTGTTGGTTACAAAGTATTATGTCTAAACATGTTATTTATGAGAAGTATATGAATGACTAAGATGTTCTAAATAAACTGAGCATGAGTCCTGAGTATGGTGATAtaatgtcagtttgtgtgtggatgtatgaGTGACTGTGCGTATTTAGTTGCTGCGCATAACACTGCTGATCCAGCTATTGTAGCGGCACACACGGGCATAGACACTGGGGTGTCCCTTCATGGCGCAGTCATAACCCCAGGACACGACTCCCTGCAGCTGACCATTACACACCAGAGGACCACCAGAGTCTCCCTGCAGGCACAGgcacaggaagaaaaacagggGTGTAAATGTTACTGTAGGTGCTCGTAGTTAATACACGGCACATTCTGTCATCATGGTGAGAGCTGTTAGTCAAGAACAATAGAAGTAACATAACATCAGGCTGAAAAGCAGTGTTCTGCTGCCCTCTCTGGTTGAAAGTCTCTAGCCTGTTTCACCTTTGGGTGTGGTCAGAAGTGTTGCAGCTGCAACCATCCAACAGTGATGTGTATGTACATCACAGCAGTAAGATTTCAAGTGGGTGTTAAGTTACTCTTAAATGAACAGCATTAAATTACCAAGCCAGGGTCTGTTTCATAACATAAGTAGAATGTAAGAACATATATTGTAATATAGCACATTTTCTGGAACATCAAATTTAGAAGCAGTTTATAGATAAAAATAATCAGATATGTGGGGCCGTTTTCAGTTAATCCAGTGGATTAAATACCCAACAAATCGAGTCCACCACAGATTCTAAATTCCTGTAAATCCAGTTCTGACATAAAGCACACTGATTTGCAACATTGCCCACAATGACGTAATAACAACCAGCGGTATTATATCTACCAAGAGCTATAAACAGTATTGAAAAAGCTATGATAGATGGTAATTTTCTATCATCATATTGCTTAACAATacttaataatatattaatatcaCTAGTGTCTTATGATAACATCACTATGTTAATAGATATTAGCCACATAATGTATAGCTGGTATCTCTGGCTGTGAGTATTCAGTCAGAAACAAAATGTGGTTTATGATTATAACATTACACTGTGGGTGTCCTCCTGTATATACTTTTACCAGATGCTACCTCTAATATTAAGATTCCACTACAATTACACAGAccataaaatatcaaataaactAGAAGAGGAAAGTGTTTCTATTGCATCTTCTCCCTGCATTCGGTGATACATACACAGCACTGGCAGTGATGTAGGGGGTAATTCAAAAAGTGGGTGTTCAAGGGTATTACAGTAGATACAGGCATCATTTGCATTTAGGAATGCTCGGTGAAAAATAAGAGGTGTACTGTGTACTTTGTGCTCAGTACCAAAACACTGAGTCACAGACTGCCTGCACTGCTGGAGGGTGATGCACCGTCATTTACCACCTGACTCCCTGTGCGTTCACTGTGGTTTAGTCCAACTCACTTGGCAGCTGCTGGCACCTCCGTGCATGAATCCGGAGCAAAGCATGTTCTCAGTGAAGAGGTGGGGGTAGGCGTTCCTGCAGATCCTGTCATCGATGATGGGCTGCCTCAGGCACTGCAGCCTGTCGGGAAAGTTGCCTGGGGAGCAGAAAGGCAAGTCTCAGTTAGTCAATATAAATACTATATTTACTCTGTATAACATGGATATAATATGGTCTTAAGTATCATATAAGCAATGTAAAATTAATTTGCTCCCATTTTGGTAACTGAGCCTTCATTTATGTGGTATAAGTGCCTGGTTGCTACTTCTCTATTGTGAAAATGCAGCTGTTTtacatcattgtaaactgaaaaaCCACTGGTAGAACAAAGATATGACATAAAGATGTCATATTGGTTTCTGGGAAATTCACTTCGTGTCAGATGGCACTCTATGcaccagcttttattttgcatattatAGTATTACCAAATATTTAGATAGATGGTGACTTATCATGCTGACTTTTGAGACCTTGACCATGAAGATACCTcttttgattttacattttctactgCTGCTTTTCCTTCTTATCATTATTAGCCAAAGTTGTACCTTGCTGGTTATGGCAGTACATTACTTTAAATAATGAAGCCTGTCTTTTATGATCAGGACTCATTGACACCCACACAGCGACAAGGTTAGGCTCTTCAGGGTTGCTGCTGTATATCATATCTGTTTTCTTTACCTCTGTGCAGTGTGAATCATCCTCCATCATCATTTGAGACCACACTTGTAACCTCTTTTCACTCCTCTCCTGTATGCCTCGGCTCTCAGACTTAACTTACTGCCATTGGCAGACATGTTGCCCCACCCGGACACCATGCAGTTCTCGTCGGCCACGGGGCAGCGAGAGGGCAGGGACACGGTCTGGACATAGCTGTTGAGGGTGGCGGGGCGGCTCAGTTTAATCAGCATGATGTCGTTGTCCAGGTTGTAGCTGTTGTACTGTGGGTGCTTGATCATCTTGGCGCCATCAATCCACTGCTCGGTGCCCTCGTTCACGGCGATGTTGTGCTCACCAAGGCGGACCTGGATACGACTGGTGGAGGTATGAAAGTTAGAgactttaaaactttttttttttaaatgatttctgaATAATTTTGCACAACATGAGCCaatgaaacattttctaaaCAGCAGCCagagtattttcacttttttttttcattacattgagcaaagatgtgttttatttcttataaACTGAATTTCAAATTACTAACAAAAGGATTGTGTTATATATTCTTTCAAAGGTCACATAGTCTTCCTTTACATATTGCATATATGCACATACACTTGTCTTACTGGAGAGATGGGCATCTGTTGAGTGACAAATTATCATAAGGTAGAGGAGCAGTTCAAAGATTTGAGATGGTTTTGAgatcaaatttaatttttttctaaaaattaaaatttgtaAACATGAATTGCAAGTCTTTGGGCAAACTACACTCAGCTGCAAACCAATAAAACCCTAGGTATTAATGCACTATCACAATGGATCCTACTGCTTTGATATGATTCAGTTTACATCAACTAGTTCAGAGCCCAGTTATGATCCAATAGTGCAACTTAAGtaaggaaaaaatgaaacattattcACAGCAGAGTACATGTCAAAAACAAGTGATCTGTAACGTGTATTTTGGACATATTCCTCAGTAAGTAAAGAGTGTGATTTCCTGTACTTACGACTTGtagcagtgagcagcagacaCCACCCACTGGCTGGAGATGAGGGATCCACCGCAGAAGTGGTATCCAGCGTTCAGAGACACCTGGTAGGGAACAGAGTGTCTGGGACACTCATACCCTCCCACAACCCTATCGTCCTCAGCTGCAGCAACTGAAACAGCACATAATGTATAGCATAACATATGGAGAGAAACAACTTGAAAATTCCTTTAAAAATCTCCACAAAACATATGCAGAGTTGTACAAGACATACACTGGAATAAATTTACCAAGTcacatgcaaaaacagaaaagacaaattaaGTTATTCTCTTACATGCTGCTCCAAGCAAAGCCAGGAATATGAGGGCCTTCATGGTGTCTGAATGTAAGAGAAAGCCCACTCTGTAACTTTTTATATACACCTGTCCTGCACCATACGTTCCTGAGTTTCTCAAGGTCAGGAAAGTAAAAGGCAAAACTGTTCTGGGAAAGAGCCATATGGCTGAAAGCAACTGCAAGACCTTGAGCGATGTCGAAACTAAGGGATAAAACACACCAGGCTACCGAAGGGCATTTCtgatttaacagtgtttttcatttgacagtTATGCAATCAGCAATTATGTAATTTCAATCCAAAGACGATTATACATGCACAGATAGAGGCAAGAGTGGAACTTAACATTAGAAACATCTTCATTGCAGAGACTCGGATAGGAATGTGTCATGAAACAGATGTCACATTACCTACAGTGTGAATATTTGTGCAGATATACAGTGGCTTACTGCAGTTGTGGATATGCCTGATAGGAGGTCAGTTTGCAGGTGTCACTGGTCTGcatctcttcttctgtgtttccatggaaaaCTTGATAAGACAGTTCCAAAACTGCAGCAGTAACACAGGAGAAAAGGCTGCGCTAAGAGAATCATAACAAGCGTGTTTCCCAAGCAGAGGGTCAGGACCCCGTCAGTTGGACCTAAGATAAAATCCAGGGACATGCACAACCTGTGATTAGTGATGACTGGGTTTAAATGGCCAGTATCTTACTGTTTTTGTGGTGTATCTGCAATATGTATAATTTCTAATATTACTGCACTGTGATTGCTTCTGATCATACAGGAAGAAGAgcagctgacctttgaccaaGGCCACTTAATCACAAATAGCATTTTAATCTAATTACTTTAATATGTACTGATGTAAAAACACTGGCAATGGGAAAAGGAAATTCTGAACATTTCAAAATCtttattgaacataaataaaagaaaaaatgtggataaaaaaatatttaacagatTTAGAAATTCTTTATACAACTATATACAGGCAAAGATCCACTGTGAGTCGATAAAGTAACAAAGCTTTGCGTTTCAAATTCAATTATtaatcctgaaaaaaaaaaaaaaaaaaaaaacatacatccGCAGCACTCAGCCTTCAGCCTCAAGTCTAGGATCCTATCTACATCCATGAGCTGGGTGTGGTTGCACACTGGAGGAAAAGAGAACATGGCCACCTATTCTAACAAAATAATTGCAGGCATAATAGTAGTCAGTGTTTAATAGAGTTGATGGGTTTTGGGCTTTTTTTCCATATTAATGATTagaaaaactgaacaatgaGGAAGTAGGTTTTATGCCAAATGTGTTgtgtaattaaataaaaacttgcTTCATAACACCTTTGAGGTAGTACACCtgtgagagacaaaaacaggaagagggtGCATAAcagccacaaaaacagaaaaaaagatttaactGAGGATCGTTACTCGGCAATAGCTTCAGTTCTATTAGTCAGCCTTCACTTACAGAGAGTTAAAAGGTCAAACACAGTTATTTCCATCAGTGTTGAATATACATTTATTGttcaaatatacaaaaatacaaaaagattTATAAGGGAAGGAGCAGAGCAAGATCACTATATTGATTTTGAACCCTGCAGCATGGAAACTCCCTCATAGAccttaaaatacacaaacagcacaaattaacaaataaagAACAGACTGTTATAGTGGGATAAAAGCGTTTAGATCACAGCATCTCTGctgttacaaataaaaacaagacattttcgACTGAATGAGAATGGGGGAAAAAGGTTTGGGTGACTATATTAAAACTACCTTTTAGGGTAAACGTCACCAGCACCTTAAGAGTCCCTGTGGTATCCAGAGCGACGTTAAAATGTAGCTGCACTACAATGTACATTAGGTGCTTTGAGtcaactgtgttttattttgttctgaaataaaaaaaaaatgtcccatCTGCTGTGACACCAGTGCTGCCAAAGTAAGGTGCTGAATTGAAATAAATTCTCCCCGTCCATCTCCGAGACCTGGTATTTACAAAGACACTCTTGTCACCAGCATAGTAATAACGTATCCCTCTTTACACAGTAATGACTGCAATCAGGTTATTTGAGTTTGCACCATTTGTGGCTGGTGGTAATCGCCTCCCGGCTGTTGTCTAGCCCCAGTTCCAGCAGAGGCTATTGACGAGAAATTTTCAACGATGTGAAAATGAGAGAGTGTGGTGGATGAGATGGTCAAACAGTACATGAatcaaaaagagagaaagaaagaaagaaagaaagaaagaaagaagagagagagagagagaggaaaagaaaaggaaaaaaaaagaccagcAGTCTGAAATCATATAAATAGTCTTCATCCCAAGCTTTGACATATGGCTCTAATCTGGTTTCTAGTGGACTGTTAACAGCAGTTcagaggacagaaaatgaactcGCCCAGTCTATAAATTAAGCTTCTAATGAGGTGAAGACTCTGTAGAtcaagtctgtgtgtgcatcagaCACCCCACTCTTATGGCTACGTCACGACAGTCGCcttcatcagtcagtcaaagTCCACCTTCAGAGTTCAAGTGCATTAAACAAGATGGctcttggtgtgtttgtgtgcgtgtgtgtgatgCTGTACTAATTCAGGAAGCGACGACAGCGCCTCGCCCCGCAGTTGCAGTGCAGCTTGTTGTCCTCGTCCTCGATGGGGAACTTGTAGTCGTAGGTGAGCTCTTCGCCCCGGTAGATCTTCCTCAGGGCGAAGATGACTATGTGCTTGCGGCCGTCCACATTGATGACGCGGGAGTAGCAGTTGGGCTCGCACGAGTGGTTGATGAAACGGGCCGCGTTTCCTTGCATGGTCGCGTCTACCACGTCAAAGTCGTCGATGCGGAACATGTAGCAGCCGATGCCCTGATGGAGAATGATTAAACGACACATCGTTTTCACATTTTGGACCACAATCAACTGCTTAACTACAGGTTTGTGTACAGGTCTGTTTCTACTGAAGACAACTATTATTTCAGCATGGACTGAAATTCCAGATCCTATAACCCATCTAAAACTAACAATCAGGACTTGCTAATAGCGAATTTGCCCACATGTGAACAAATATTAAGTGTTTCCACTGCCAAAAATTTCCCCATAGAACAGGAACCTCTTAAGGATCTCATGTCTCCTACCTACGTTTCAGGGGAGGCACCATGGTCTAAAGTTTTGGGATTATCTAGTTGTCCAGATGTTGATGATTTCTGTGTTCACTAACCTTGCTGTCATAGTATTTCTCCCGCTTATCAGTGAGGACAGAGCGAATGACGGTGCCAGCATACTCTATCACCATCTCCCCAGCGTCGATGTTCCTCTTACAGAAAAGTCCACGCCCGTGAATTGGAGATCTAAAAGAATTACAGAGCAGGAAATAGGTCTATGTATTTGAGCATACATGTTGTTTTGTGCATTGATAAAGTCCCAGGGTATTTTATTTCTGCAATTTATTTGCCATTACCTGTAAACTCCTACTGCTTCTTTGGAGATTTTCTCCAGGTGCCTGAATCTCATCGCCATGGGAAGCTCACTGCTGGTGGCTCGTCTGTCAGAGTGAGACACAGGAAAGTGGCGTCAGCATAGATATGGAATCTGTCAAACTACTTCCTTTTCCGGAAATTTTAAATTCATGCTCCTTGTGGTGTGCAGTTGGGTACTTATATGCTCTAACCTGGAAGATTTCAGTGGGaattcatcctcctcttcatcaaaGGGGCCTATTATGTCAGGGGGCTCTCTGTGCTGCGACGCCAGGAAGTTGAACATATCAAATGTTGCTTTCCTAATTGcaaaagtaggaaaaaaaaacaattaacttgaggtgtttttaaatcacaaacaagaaatagaaacaaacacgcaaagcacaaacatttaaataaacctTATTAACAAATTAACAGTTCTGATAGAGAGTAACCGGGACTGTGTTTGTACCGTGTATAGATTTCAGCTCGGGCGCAGCCACTCGGGTTGAGGGGCAGCTCTTCCTCGATGTCATCGCAGCGGTGGAAGCGGAAGCGGTGGTGTTTGCAGTTCGCGGCCCcctgcagctgctccagcaGGAAGATGACGGCATCGTGGACGACGCCGAGCACCCGTGGCCCGCTCATCCCGCCCAGAGGCAGCTGCTTGAGGTGGAAGCCCGCCCGAGCTTCAAGGACACCGTCAATCACTGCGCGCCAGGCAACTGAGGGACGGAAGAGATAAGGAAGGTGTGGGAGCTCTGCAAcactatgcacacacacacaagactgaCCTTCTTATGTTTACACCTCTCACCCACTGTTATCcctaaaaagaaacacaaaacacccaCAGGAAGATTCCTGAGTTTCCCAGCTCTTACCCTCTATGCTGTTGGCTTTAACACTGAAGCCATCGTCACTGGTGATTTCAAAGCGCAGGTGGGGCTGGTTCATGTATGTCCTCTTTCTGTGTTTAGGTGCAGGTGCTTCTTCTTCTGAGCTGAAACCTGCAGAATTAAATGTGTTGTGTACAATATTTCCTGAGCAGCGATTAAATTATTGAACTTAATTAGATTTTGAGTAATTAGAATTTGTCAGGCAAATCTAAGAAAAAGATATCATCTCAAAACCTCACAGCACAAAAGGATTAGTCTGAATGGCTTGTGATTGTTCCCTCATTTAATGAGATGAAATTGCTATTGTACTTATTTTCCCTGTGGACACTAAAAGGAGAAGCTGATTGCGCTGGTAACACTGATGGAGCtccaaataataacaaacaaataatgtttAGTCACAAACCTGAATAAGGGCCCCACTCAGAGAGGTCTCCGTGACGAGCGCTGACCCACATGTGTGTTTTACTCTGAATGTGACTGTTGGTTTGTGTAGGTGTAGGTGGACTCTCGACCTGAGAACGCCTGAGCAGAAaggacaaacaaataaataatggtATCAACaagaaatgtaataaacattGATCTCCAACTTCATGTAACCTGACACCAACCATTTGCCTCTTTGTTACTTTACAGCACAGTAATAAGGCTCTACATGTGGAGACTTTTAACATGCACTAACCTGGAGGGTGTGGGCGGTGGTGGAGCAGTAATTCTCAACAGTTCAGGCTCTTCAGTCATATTTTCCTGGTCTAGATCAAGAATGTCCTTCATTGTTGGAGCTTTTATTCTCACACCACTCGATCTGCTGAACAAAATCAAGacactgtattttatatttgacCATCTTTTCTACTTCCCTCAAGGCTCTGTAAGCCACTAAAAGCAGTAGTTGATACACAGACCAGTACCTATATTCATTGTTGAGagttttattatattttctacGTTGCTAAGAAAATAATTAGATATTTCTCAATACCTGGCTTCGTTTACATCATCCAGCTCACTTGATGGATCCATCAAGAAGTCCATCTTTGATTTCTTCCTGGAGGGCCTTTCAGACACTGACGACACTCTCTTAACTCTCACCTGGTGGCGAGATGAGGCAGGTGGCGGTTGTGAGTTCAAATCTGGCTCACTGACTGAACCGCTGGGCGACTCTGAAAGCGGGACTGGCGACTGATCTGAGTCCTCAGCGTCCTGAGCCTTTGTTGACTTTCGGTGCGTGGCCTTCGGCTGTCGAGCGTTGCTGAGGATGATTGGTTTTGTCCTTTGCGTGTCGCGGTGGGTGGCCATAGCTCTGTCGATAATAGCCTGAGCCGTGCTTTCTTCGATGCTGGAGAAAGCGGGCTCAGGAGCACTCTGCACAGTAACAGGGGCTGTGGGAGTAGGAGCGCTGTTGCTTTTCACCACTCTGACAATGAATTTTCTCTCCGATGTTGTTGTGCGATTCCCAGCTGAAGGGGCGTTTGTGGCGGAAGGGTTAGAGCGAGGCTTTATTATGACACGCGGGACAGAGCGCTGCAAAGCGTTACCACTGTGGAGAATCTTTGCTATCTGGCTTATTTTATTGTAAGCAGGAGAATTTGTATTGAGCGACTGGTAAGTGTTTGATCTCGGGTCTTTGATGAGAATCTGACCTTGACGGTTGACCAGTAGGACTTGAGGGGCAGGAGCCGGAGCTAGAGCCGGGGGTTGGGCTGGAGCCATGGCTGGGGGCGAGTTAGCGGCCGCACCCTGATTCGTAGTCATCGACTGCTGCTGACTTCCTGGCCTGGAGCTGTCTAAGCGGATGGCGATGGTTCTGCCCTGTTTGGCACCAGACTGAATAGGTAAAGTGTTTAAGCCATTGATCACAATGGGGGATGTGACTGTGCGTGGGACGGCACAAAAAGTGGCAGCACCAGGAGGGGAAACAGACACATTATTTACACTTTGTGTAGACAGAGGGGGCAACAGCAGTTTGAGCTTGTCCTGCTGCTGAGAACACGGTTTTGGCGACAAGCGTTTGAGGTTTGGTGTGGGACGTTTTGTCTTCAAAATGATGGTTTTTGTTGGTGTGGTGGGAGATTTTTTGGTTTTAGGCTCTGGCGAGTAGTCGGGGTCATTTAAATCATCTTTAAATCCTTCAACTGAGTCAGCTGATGAGGTGCTGTCTTCTTTGTCATCATCTTGGTTAGTATTTGGGTACACCACAGAGCCACCTTCAGCAGAAATGAAATGGCCTGTAGCTGAATCCAAAAACATATCATCATGAGACGCAGCTGTTTCAGAGCTCATCTGGACCTGTTCTTCCTGAACTGATAAGTCGTCTTGTGCATAACCTGATTCAAGAAGAGCAGACGGTGGAGAATGTTCTAGAAACTCTGGCTCTGTTGACTTTGATACAGTGTAGATTGACTCCAGCCTCTTCAGAGCAACTGTCAGCTGTTTAGTAGGTGTATTATGATTGGTGTGAGTTTTAGAGTCCTGAGCTTCGTCGTTTCCCACTTCGCTTTCGTCACTCTCTGACCCACTGTCCGCCCCATCCAACTGTGAGATCGACTGTGATGACGGGAAGCTGACCAGAGCCGTCTGAGCCACTGGCTGCATCACACACCACAGTGCGTGAAAACCTAAAGTATCGGCTCGAGTCTTCATCTTCAGAGTCATTCTCCTGATTATGTTCCTGCATTTCCACGTCCTGCACTaccccctccacctctcctctccc from Lates calcarifer isolate ASB-BC8 linkage group LG3, TLL_Latcal_v3, whole genome shotgun sequence harbors:
- the LOC108888879 gene encoding 40S ribosomal protein S19, whose product is MPSVTVKDVNQQEFVRALSAFLKKSGKLKVPEWVDTVKLARHKELAPCDDNWFYTRAASTARHLYLRGGVGVGSMIKIYGGRQRNGVCPAHFSVGSRNVARKVLQALEGLKMVEKDPNGGRRLTPQGQRDLDRIAGQVASANKKQRSLQSAI
- the LOC108888878 gene encoding trypsin-3, translated to MKALIFLALLGAAFAAAEDDRVVGGYECPRHSVPYQVSLNAGYHFCGGSLISSQWVVSAAHCYKSRIQVRLGEHNIAVNEGTEQWIDGAKMIKHPQYNSYNLDNDIMLIKLSRPATLNSYVQTVSLPSRCPVADENCMVSGWGNMSANGSNFPDRLQCLRQPIIDDRICRNAYPHLFTENMLCSGFMHGGASSCQGDSGGPLVCNGQLQGVVSWGYDCAMKGHPSVYARVCRYNSWISSVMRSN